In the Tribolium castaneum strain GA2 chromosome 1, icTriCast1.1, whole genome shotgun sequence genome, one interval contains:
- the LOC135267902 gene encoding uncharacterized protein LOC135267902, protein MRVDGQCLYADDTSFCIKEETEDTLKPKMRKILEDANEWFTANKLKLNGDKTQELFISSKPTNVTSVKFLGFYLNSKASWKDHIQETCKNLASALFSIRRIKNISTPQAARVTYFANFHSKATYGILLWGTSSDADKIFVLQKKAIRILCQMNYRESCRPAFKQQQILTIPSAYILSCLRYVHNHLHEFIKNGSYHEHNTRHADALSTPYHRLKVSQHSIDHWGPKLYNKLQDPMKRLAPALFEKKVKDALLEMSYYSIQEFLDNPPDLK, encoded by the coding sequence ATGAGAGTGGATGGACAGTGTCTATATGCGGACGACACTTCCTTCTGCATCAAAGAAGAAACAGAGGATACgctaaaaccaaaaatgagaaaaatcctTGAAGATGCCAATGAATGGTTCACAGCAAATAAACTGAAACTCAATGGAGACAAGACTCAGGAACTATTTATATCTTCAAAACCCACCAACGTCACATCGGTAAAATTCTTGGGATTTTACCTAAATAGCAAAGCATCTTGGAAGGACCACATTCAGGAAACCTGCAAAAACCTAGCATCAGCTTTATTCAGTATCAGAAGAATCAAGAATATCTCAACTCCCCAAGCTGCAAGGGTGACATACTTTGCTAACTTCCACAGCAAAGCCACCTATGGTATACTTCTATGGGGTACTTCATCAGATGCTGACAAGATCTTCGTCCTGCAAAAGAAAGCAATCAGAATCCTGTGCCAAATGAACTATCGGGAAAGCTGCCGCCCAGCCTtcaaacaacaacaaattctTACCATCCCTTCCGCGTACATATTGAGCTGTCTGAGGTACGTCCACAACCACCTCCACGAGTTCATCAAGAATGGCTCATATCACGAGCATAACACAAGACACGCTGACGCGCTCTCAACACCGTACCATCGGCTTAAAGTGTCACAGCACAGCATTGACCATTGGGGCCCGAAGCTTTATAACAAGCTTCAGGACCCGATGAAGAGACTAGCTCCGGCTCTGTTTGAGAAGAAGGTAAAGGACGCACTAttagaaatgagttattattctATCCAAGAGTTCCTGGATAACCCTccagatttaaaataa